ACGAACACGGCCGATCAATCGGAAAAGGTCACCGCGACCGTTGCGGCCGCCTCCGAACAGGCCTCGACCAACGTGCAGACTGTTGCGGCGGCCGCGGAGGAGATGGCCTCGTCGGTCGACGAGATCAGCCGGCAGGTCCAAGATTCCGCGCGCATCGCCGGTGAAGCGGTGCAGCAGGCGGGGCGCACCAACGACTATGTCGGCGAGCTCGCCAAGGCGGCGGGGCGGATCGGGGACGTGGTCGAGCTCATCAGCCAGATCGCGGGCCAGACCAACCTTCTGGCCCTCAACGCCACCATCGAGGCGGCCCGCGCCGGCGAGGCCGGCCGCGGCTTCGCCGTCGTTGCCTCCGAGGTCAAGGCGCTGGCCGAGCAGACCGCCAAGGCCACCGGCGAGATCAGTCAGCAGATCACGGGGATCCAGACCGCGACGGAGGATTCGGTCGGTGCCATCAAGGCGATCGGCGATACCATCTCCCGCATGTCGGAGATTGCGTCAGCGATCGCCGCGGCGGTCGAGGAGCAGGGCGCCGCGACGCGGGAGATTTCGCGCAACGTGCAGCAGGCGGCCCGCGGCACCCAGCAGGTCTCCGCCAGCATCGTCGACGTGCAGCGCGGCGCCAGCCAGACCGGATCGGCCTCTGCCAACGTGCTCGCCTCGGCGAGGTCGCTGTCGGGCGAGAGCAGCCGTCTCAAGGTCGAGGTCGGAAAGTTCCTGGACGCGATCCGGGCCGCGTAGGAAAAGCGCGGCCCGATGACAGGCTCCGCGGGCGTCTCGAAGGACGAGGCGCGCATCCGCGCTTAGGCTAGTCACAGACCAGCATCAGCCGCCCTCGCCGGGATTCTCCAGGCTGAACGTCTCGGACTGCTCGTCATAGGCGAACAGCTCGGCATAGCGGCCCCAAGACACCACCGTCTTCAGTGTCTCGTCGGCATAATCCTCGGACATATAGTCCTCGAGCTCGTTGCGGAACCTGGCCGCAGGCGCAGTATGCGAGGGACGCTCGTCCAGCACGCGACGGATCAGTCCCATCACCGGCACGTAGGTCACGAGATGTTCGGCGAACAGTTTCTTGCGTGCGTCGGTTTCGAGATGGGCAAATCGCTTGCCGGCGTCGGCGAGCATCAGATCGCCTTCGCTGAGCTGGGCGAAGCGCAACAGTTGAAGCGACTCGCCGAGATGAAGGATCTCGTCGGCCTCGAGCTGGAGCTGGCTTGCGAGCACCGGCAGGTCGGCATGTCCGTAATAGGGCGGCGCGGCCAGCGTCTCGATCAGGCCCGACAGCACATTGGAGGACACATGATGCAGCGTCATGCCGATGCCAGTGCCGGAAATGCCCTCGATCGAAGGCGCTCTTGGCTCGGCGCGCTGGGTCATGCGAGCATAGATGTTGTCGACGAGCTGACGGAAATGCGGATCGAGGCGGTTGCGTGGATGGGGCAGCTCGACCTTAATTTCGGCGGCGACACGCCCCGGGTTCGACGAGAACACGAGGATGCGATCGCACATCAGCACCGCTTCCTCGATATTGTGCGTGACCATCAGCACGGACTTGATCGGCAGCCGGCCCTCCATCCAGAGATCGATCAGATCGGTGCGCAGCGTTTCGGCGGTAAGCACGTCGAGCGCCGAGAACGGCTCGTCCATCAGCAGGAGGTCGGGATGCACCACCAGCGCGCGGGCAAAGCCGACGCGCTGGCGCATGCCGCCCGACAATTCCTTGGGAAAGGCTGACTCGAACCCGTCGAGGCCGATCAGGTCGATTGCCGCGAGCGCACGCTTGCGGCGCTTGGCGGCATCGACGCCTAGCGCTTCCAGGCCGAGTTCGACGTTTTGCAGCACCGTCAGCCAGGGAAACAGGGCGAATGATTGAAACACCATGGCAACACCGTTCGGCGGTCCGACGATGGTTTCGCCGCGGCAGGTTGCGCTTCCCGACGAAGGCGTCACAAGGCCGGCAATGATCCGCAAGAGCGTCGACTTTCCGGAACCGGAGCGGCCGAGCAGGCCGACGATTTCGCCCGAGCGGATCGTCAGATCGACCTTATCGAGAACCAATAGTTCCTCGCCGCTGCCCTTCGGAAACGACCGGCAGACGCCGCGAATATCGATGAGCGCAGAGGGGTGATCGAGCATCATTGTCTCCTCGTCAGCCGAGCCGCAAGCGACGTTCGCCAAACGCATAGAGTGGCCGCCAGACCAGACGATTGAAAAGCGTTACCAGAATGCACATCGCGGCGATCCCGAGAACGACGCGTGGGAAATCACCGGCTTCCGTCGCCGACGCGATATAGGCGCCGAGCCCGGTGGCGTTCAAATGTGTGTCGCCCCAGCTTGCGACCTCGGCGACGATCGACGCGTTCCAGGAGCCGCCGGATGCCGTGATCGCGCCGGTGACGTAGTAGGGGAAGATGCCGGGTAGGATGACCTTGAACCACCATCGCCATCCGCTGAGATGGAAGCTGCTTGCCGCCTCGCGCAGATCGCTGGGAAAGGCGCTGGCGCCGGCGATGACATTGAACAGGATGTACCATTGAGTGCCGAGGATCATCAGCGGGCTCAGCCAGACATCCGGATCGAGCCTGAAGCTGACGATAGCGACGACGAAGACCGGAAAGGCAAGATTTGCGGGAAAGGCGGCGAGAAACTGTGCCAGCGGCTGGATGCGCTCGGCCAGCTTCGGCCGCAGCCCGATCCACACGCCGATTGGCACCCAGATCAGGGTGGCGAGGCTGATCAGAACTGCGACGCGCAGTAGCGTGATCAACCCGTCGCGCATCACGATGAGGACATCGGGCAGACCGAGACTGGCCGACAAATAGCGATACGTTAGCCAGGCGGCATAGATTGTGCCGGCAAGGACGAAGGCAACCCACCCCCCGTCGATCAGTCGCGACGGCTGGCTCTTGCTCTTCGTTGGCGGGAGTAATTTCGGCAGCGAGATGCGCAAATTCGAGATCGCCCGATTGACGGCAGAGAACGGAAGCGTAATGGCACGCAGAGCCCGGGTTCGACGAAACAGATCGAGCATCCACGACGTGGGTACTTCGCCGGACGCCGTCTGTTCGAAGCGAAATTTGTCGGCCCAGGCGATGATGGGTCGGAACAGCAACTGATCATAGGCGATGATGACGAGCAGCATGGCCAGCATGGCGTAGAAGATCGCCGGCAAGTCCTGCTGCTGGATAGCGAGCGCGACATAGGAGCCGACACCCGGCAGGGTCACCGTGGTGTTGCCGACCGTGATCGCTTCCGAGGCGACCACGAAGAACCAGCCGCCCGACATGGACATCATCGCGTTCCAGATCAGTCCCGGCATCGCGAACGGCACGTCGAGGCGCCAGAAGCGCTGCCAGCCGGACAAATGGAAGCTCTGCGTGGCCTCCTCCAGGTCCTTCGGCACATTGCGCATCGACTGGTACATGCTGAACGTCATGTTCCAGGCCTGGCTGGTGAAGATCGCAAACACGGAGGCGAGCTCGGCGCCCAGCACCTTCCCCGGAAACAGGTTCATGAAGAAGACGACGGTGAAGGTGAGAAAGCCGAGGATCGGCACCGACTGGAGGATGTCCAGCATCGGGATCATCACCATCTCCGCGCGCCGGCTCTTGGCGGCAATCGCCGCGTAGATGAAAGTGAAGACCGTCGAGCAAACGATCGCCAGCAGCATCCGCAGGACGGTGCGGAGCGCGTAGAGCGGCAGATTTGCCGGATCGAGCGAGACTGGCGTGTGCTCCAGATCGGACAGTGGTGCTACGGTCTGCTCGCCACCGTAGACGATCAGCACCATGGTTCCGATCACGAGGATCAGAGCCACGACATCCCAGACATTGGGTCGCAACGCCCGGCCGATCGCGGCCGTGCGGATTTCTCTCAGCTTCATGCGGCCCGTCCTCGGGGCTAGAGCATGATCCGGAAAAGTGTGCAGCGGTTTTCCGACGAGATCATGCTCAAACAATAACCTAAAGCGCGATGACGATTCGTCCTCGCGCTTTAGAACTCGGCGTGCAGGCGGCCCGAGAAGATCGAGACCGGCCCGCGGTCGGCGTTATAGGCCGGGTTTGCGATCAATTGATAGTCCGCGGTCAGCGTGACGCCCTTGAGCACCGAATAGGCGTAGTAGGCCTCGAGGATGCGTTCGTTGTTGTAGTTGAGCCGGCCATCGCCGATCAGGAGGCCGATGCCGCCGGCGGCAAGGAAATCGCGGTGCGCGGCCGACAGGCCGTTGATCGCGCCGCCGATGCCGATCGTGTCGTCCGGGCGTCCCCAGCGGCTGCCCTTGATCGACAGGCCGCCGGAGATGCTGCGGTCGATGTCGGTGAAGGAGAGGATCTGGTTCTGGCCGTCATTCCAGCTGGCCCGGGCGAACAGTCCGACGTCGGTGACGAGCTGCTGCTCGAGGTTGACGTAGAAGCCGTATTTGGAGCGTTGGCGCTGGTTCGCGATCGCGATGTCGTTGATGTCGACCCCGGGGTTTGCGGCCGCCAGTGCCACGACTTGGCGATAGTTCGCGGTATTGCCTTCGTTGGCGAAGACGCCGACGCGCAGCTTGCCGGGTTGCTCGAAGATCGAATGACGCTCCTCGAACTCGACGACGGCGCCGCCGGTCTTGTAGACCAATGTGTCGCTGTTGGGCGCATCGGGGACCTGGAACAGTCCGCCGCGCACGGCCCAGTCCTTGCGATTGAGCTCGACCACGGCGCCGCGCGTATAGCCGGGCAGGTCGGCGGGGAAATCATAGGCGCCCGAGGCCCACATCGCCCAGTTCATGAAGTCGGCGCGCGGATCCTTGGCGTAGGAATTGCCGTCGAAGAAGTCGCCGACGGCGAAGCGGCCGACGATCAAGGTGACACGGTCGATATCGCGCTTGCCGGTGAGCTGGTTCGGTGCGTCGGGCACCTCTTCCTGTTCGCCGCCGAGACCAAAAGTCTGCTTGATGTAGTAGCGCTGCGCACGGATTTTCGGGAACGGCGCGCCGGCCTTCTGCGCCTCGCCGTTGGAGAAGCCGGCCAGTCCGAGCGTGCCGTTGAGGCCAAAACCCTGCGCCAGCTCGGGATTGAAATAGAACTCGCCGCCGTCCCACAGGCGCGCTCCCAGGAAAGCCGTCGTGGTCCATGTCGCCTGAAACTGGCCGCTGCCGGGCAGGCTTTGCGGACTGGCATAGGGCGAGTGGATCGGCCCGTAGCCCTGTGGCAGCACTGTCGTCTGCGCGTGAACGTTCCAGTCGCTGGACTCCGGCAGCTTGGTCTTGCCGTTGATCGGCGCCATCCAGGGCGTGTCGCCGAACTGGTAGTTGAGGCCGAGCTTGAACAGGTGAACGCGCGGCTCGACATCGACATTGGCAAGGCCAAACCCGCTGAGGTCGTAGGTTCGCCGCGACAGCGCGACGTAGTCATATTCGGCCTTCGCGGTCCAATTCCCGCTGACGGCGAATTCCAGGCCGAGTCCCGCGGTCCACCCGGTCTGATATTTTCCGACCGGAAACAGCTCGGAGACGCCGTCGGCATCGTTGACGTTGATATGGGTGTGGCCCCAGGCGAAACCGCCTGTGACGAAAGGCATGAAGCGGTCGAAAGCATAGCCGATGCGGCCGCGCACGGTGCCGACATAGTCGAGCGTGGTGTTGAACGGCACCGGTGACCGTTCATGCGCGACGATGTCGCGCGCGCCTGTGAATGTGGCGTCCGCCTCGATCCCGAGCACGACACGGTTCGCGAGCTGGCGATTATAGCCGAGCTGATAGCCGCCGTTGAACCCGGTGGCGCTGGGCGGCAGGATCACACCTTGCAGCGGCAGTGAATTGGTGCCGGGACCGAAGCTGGCATCGCCATAGCCGAAATGACCGCCGACATAGAAGCCGGTCCAGTCGTAGACGGACCTCAGCAACGGCGCCTTCAGCGACAGATCAGCCGCGAGGCCGGCGGCGGGAAAAGCAAGTACGCCCGTGGCGATCGCCGCAGCCGTTCGCAAGCACCGGTGTCTGTGACCTCTCAACGTCAAAACGCACGCCCCCAAACGCGACTATGTCCCACCCGCCGCGACTCGCATCCCTGCCGATTCGCAGCGCTCCTGTCATCAGTTCTTGGTTGGCACGCGGTCGGGCGAGATGATCTCGATCCGATGCGATGTCGTCCCAAGTGCCTGGGCCCGCTGCGAACCTTATTGCGAGTAATTCGCAGTAGCAACTGACGCGCGTTGCCGCCCAGGATAGTTCGCACCGCTGTGTGACGGGACTGCAACAAATCCGCAGGGGCCCAAAACAGATGACCCCGCCCGGGGGGACAGCCGGGCGGGGTCGGGGGCACGACACGGGGTGGATGAGGCGCCCGTGTCGGACGCGGGATCCACTTAAGATCGGCCTCAGGTAGTCAAATCAGTAGCAGGTACGAACGCGGCCGACGTACTGGCCGAAGGCGTTGTACTGGGCGACCCAGCCGCAGCGGTGATAGCCGTGATAATAGGGGTCGTTGCTGGCGGCGATCGCGGAGCCGACGACGGCGGCGGTGGCGATGCCGGCACCCACACCCCAGACCCAGCCGGGCGGCTTGGCTTGGGCCTGCGAGGTGGTGGACACCATGGTGCCGGTGACGGCGAGAGCAGCGAGAGCTGCGGCGGCAATCTTGGTCTTGATCGACATGTGAAACTCCATCCGGGTTGAGGCGGTCCGTTGTGGCCCGCGTGCCCAATTGGACGGAGGCTCTTCGCGTCCGGTTCGAAGGCGGCAGATCCGGTACGGGAGCTCAGCTTTTTCCTGAATAATTCCAGTAGGATGCAAGCTAGCCGAGGGGGCCCTTGGCGAGCCTGTTCACGTCGAAGTTATCGACCTCAGCCAGCAGCTCGCAGAAGGCCGCCGCGCCCTGATCGAGCAGCTGCTCGCCCTTCCCAGGGAGCGCCAATGTCGCGTTGCCGACCGCGCCGCTGGCGTTGAGATCCTGCGCCTGCCAGGCGAACGGCGCGGGCCGCTGCGTCGACAGCCAGCGATATTGCTGCTCCAGCGCGATGCTGCTCGCCGGAAAATTTGCGATCGCATCCTTGCGCACCTGATCCGGATAGCGCGCCAGCATGATCGAGGTCTCGACAGCACCGCCATGAATACCGTGGCGCACCTCATCGGCCGGGAACAATGTGTCCGCGCCTGATAGCCGCGACCACGACGTCGTCACCACGAACAGCTTGTGATGCGCGCGAAGATCCTGCGCCACCAGCATCATGGCCGCGCTGTTGCCGCCATGGCTGGTGATGATGACGAGCTTCTTCACGCCGCGACGCGCGACCTCCTCGCCGATTGCGGTCCATTTCTTCAGCGCGACCTCGGTCGGCAGCGTCTGCGTGCCCGGATAGTCGATATGCTCGGTGGAAATCCCGACCGGTTCAACTGGCAGAAAGCTGGCCGGAACGCTCCCGGACAACAGCTCGCGCGCACGGGCCAGATAAGCGTCCGCGATCAGCACGTCGGTTGCAACAGGCAGATGCGGCCCGTGCTGCTCGGTCGCCGCCAGCGGCAGCACCGCAATCCAGCGCGACACGTCTGCGGAGGCCGCATCGGCCCAGCGGATCTCGGTCCAGTCGCGGGACGGCATCATTGAGTTTTCTTTGGAGGTTTCTTTGCCCGAATTTGTCACGTAATTTGGGTCCCTGAGGGGATGCGGGCCTGGCCGGCTCGCGTCCCCGAACTTCATGCGGTTCTATCGCGTTGGTTCGACATGAGCTAGACGCGATTGGGCTGGAAGCGATCGACGGAGTGCCATCATGACCCCCTCTCATCTGCGGCGAGCGTTCATTGCGGGCTTGATGGCCGCTTTGGCCGGAAGCGCCGCTGTAAGCGCCGAGACGCTCGACAAGGTCACCTTCGGCACCAACTGGGTCGCCGAGGCCGAGCATGGCGGCTTCTTCCAGGCCGTCGCCGATGGCACCTACAAGAAATACGGCCTCGACGTCACCATCGTCCCCGGCGGTCCCAACGAGAACAACCGGATGCTCCTGATCGCCGGCAAGATCGATTTCTTCATGGCCGCCAACACGCTGATGTCGTTTGATGCGGTCGCGAGCAACGTCCCCGTGATCACGATCGCCGCGATCTTCCAGAAGGATCCGCAGGTGATGCTGACGCATCCCGACGCCAAGGTCGCCAAGATCGAGGATCTCAAGCCGCTGACCCTGTTCGTCTCCAAGGAGGGCATGACCAGCTACTTCCAGTGGCTGAAATCCGAATACGGCTTCAGCGAGAAGAACGTCCGCCCCTATAATTTCAATCCGCAGCCCTTCATCGCAAACCCCAAGAGCGCGATGCAGGGCTACGTGACGTCGGAGCCCTTCGCGGTCGAGAAGGCGGCCGGCTTCAAGCCCAACGTGCTGCTGCTCGCCGACTACGGCTTCAACACCTATTCGACGCTGATCGAGACCCGCCGCGACGTGGTCGAGAAGAAGCCCGATCTCGTCCAGCGCTTCGTCGATGCCTCCATGGTCGGCTGGTACAATTACATCTACCGCGACAATTCCGCCGGCAATGCCATGATCAAGAAGCTCAATCCTGAAATGACCGACGACCTGCTCGCCTATTCCGTCGCCAAGATGAAGGAACACGGCATCGTCGATTCCGGCGATTCCCTCAAGAACGGCATCGGCGCGATGAGCGACGAGCGCTACGCCTCCTTCTTCAACAAGATGGTCAAGGCCGGCGTGGTCAAGCCCGATCTCGACTTCCGCAAATCCTATACGCTGCGCTTCGTCAACAAGGGCGTCGGCGTCGAGCTGCGCCCGAGCAAGCCGTAACGCAAGGTCCATGTCCGCTGTCAAAACCTCGTCCGGGGTCGAGGCCGGGCTGACGCATCTCGCCGTCAGCCTGCGCGACGTGACGAAAGTGTATGACAACGGCGTCATGGCACTCGGCCCGCTCGACCTCGCGGTGCGCAAGGGCGAATTCATCTCGCTGCTGGGCCCGTCCGGTTGCGGCAAGTCGACCGCGCTGCGGCTGATCGCGGGGCTCAGCACGCCCTCGTCCGGAATCGTGCGGGTGGCGCGCCCCGAGGGCGTTCCGCAGCCGGGCCACGGCATCGGCTTCGTGTTCCAGGAGCCGACCCTGATGCCCTGGACCAGCGTGCGCGAGAACGTGCGGCTGCCGCTCAAGCTTGGCGGCGTCGCGAAGGTGGAAGGGCGCGCGCGTACCGATGAGGCGCTGGCCAGTGTCGGCCTTGCCGATTTCGCCGACGCCTTTCCGCGCGAGCTGTCCGGCGGCATGAAGATGCGGGTGTCGCTGGCTCGCGCGCTCGTCACCGATCCCGATATCCTGCTGATGGACGAGCCGTTCGCGGCGCTCGACGAGATCACGCGCTTCCGCCTCAACAACGATCTGCTCACGCTGTGGCGCAGCCTTGGCAAGACCGTCATCTTCGTCACCCATTCGGTGTTCGAATCCGTCTATCTGTCGCAGCGCGTGGTGGTGATGACGGCGCGGCCCGGCCGCATCCAGGCCGACCTCCGCATCGAGACGGTCGAGCCGCGCGGAGAGGAGTTTCGTACCTCCGCCGCCTATTCCGATTATTGCCGAAGAGTGTCGGCCGCGCTGGCGCCGTCCTATTCGGGGCAGTCGACGCTATGAACGCGCAAGCCGCCGTCCCCGCAAAACCGCAAGGTGTGCAACGTGCGATGCGCTTCGTGCTTCCCGTCATCGTGTTCGCGGCCGGCCTCCTGGCCTGGGAGCTGGTGGTCCGCATCAAGGACATCCCGCCTTACGTGCTGCCGGCGCCCTCCGTCATCTTTCTGACATTGATCAAGGACTGGGCGGTGCTGTCACAATCGCTGGCCACCACGCTGCTGACCACGCTGGAAGGTTTCGTCGCTGCCAGCATCGGCGGCATTGCGCTGGCGCTCCTGTTCAACCAGTCGAAATGGGTGGAATATTCGCTGTTCCCCTATGCCGTCGTGCTCCAGGTGACGCCTGTGATCGCGATTGCACCGCTGCTGCTGATCTATCTGGAGCAGCAGACCGCGGTCGTGGTCTGCGCCTTCATCGTCGCCTTCTTCCCGGTGCTCTCCAACACCACGCTCGGGCTCAATTCGGTCGACCGCAACCTCTCAGGCCTGTTCCAGCTCTATGGTGCGTCGCCGCCGCAAACCCTGCGTTTCCTGAAGCTGCCCGCGGCGCTGCCCTACATCCTCGGCGGCCTGC
This genomic stretch from Bradyrhizobium sp. CCGB12 harbors:
- a CDS encoding ABC transporter ATP-binding protein, whose product is MSAVKTSSGVEAGLTHLAVSLRDVTKVYDNGVMALGPLDLAVRKGEFISLLGPSGCGKSTALRLIAGLSTPSSGIVRVARPEGVPQPGHGIGFVFQEPTLMPWTSVRENVRLPLKLGGVAKVEGRARTDEALASVGLADFADAFPRELSGGMKMRVSLARALVTDPDILLMDEPFAALDEITRFRLNNDLLTLWRSLGKTVIFVTHSVFESVYLSQRVVVMTARPGRIQADLRIETVEPRGEEFRTSAAYSDYCRRVSAALAPSYSGQSTL
- a CDS encoding ABC transporter substrate-binding protein, coding for MTPSHLRRAFIAGLMAALAGSAAVSAETLDKVTFGTNWVAEAEHGGFFQAVADGTYKKYGLDVTIVPGGPNENNRMLLIAGKIDFFMAANTLMSFDAVASNVPVITIAAIFQKDPQVMLTHPDAKVAKIEDLKPLTLFVSKEGMTSYFQWLKSEYGFSEKNVRPYNFNPQPFIANPKSAMQGYVTSEPFAVEKAAGFKPNVLLLADYGFNTYSTLIETRRDVVEKKPDLVQRFVDASMVGWYNYIYRDNSAGNAMIKKLNPEMTDDLLAYSVAKMKEHGIVDSGDSLKNGIGAMSDERYASFFNKMVKAGVVKPDLDFRKSYTLRFVNKGVGVELRPSKP
- a CDS encoding ABC transporter permease; the encoded protein is MNAQAAVPAKPQGVQRAMRFVLPVIVFAAGLLAWELVVRIKDIPPYVLPAPSVIFLTLIKDWAVLSQSLATTLLTTLEGFVAASIGGIALALLFNQSKWVEYSLFPYAVVLQVTPVIAIAPLLLIYLEQQTAVVVCAFIVAFFPVLSNTTLGLNSVDRNLSGLFQLYGASPPQTLRFLKLPAALPYILGGLRIAGGLSLIGAVVAEIAAGTAGAGSGLAYRIAESGYRLNIPRMFAALLLLSLAGIVIYGVLALVSHLVLRRWHESALGKES
- a CDS encoding carbohydrate porin; translated protein: MRTAAAIATGVLAFPAAGLAADLSLKAPLLRSVYDWTGFYVGGHFGYGDASFGPGTNSLPLQGVILPPSATGFNGGYQLGYNRQLANRVVLGIEADATFTGARDIVAHERSPVPFNTTLDYVGTVRGRIGYAFDRFMPFVTGGFAWGHTHINVNDADGVSELFPVGKYQTGWTAGLGLEFAVSGNWTAKAEYDYVALSRRTYDLSGFGLANVDVEPRVHLFKLGLNYQFGDTPWMAPINGKTKLPESSDWNVHAQTTVLPQGYGPIHSPYASPQSLPGSGQFQATWTTTAFLGARLWDGGEFYFNPELAQGFGLNGTLGLAGFSNGEAQKAGAPFPKIRAQRYYIKQTFGLGGEQEEVPDAPNQLTGKRDIDRVTLIVGRFAVGDFFDGNSYAKDPRADFMNWAMWASGAYDFPADLPGYTRGAVVELNRKDWAVRGGLFQVPDAPNSDTLVYKTGGAVVEFEERHSIFEQPGKLRVGVFANEGNTANYRQVVALAAANPGVDINDIAIANQRQRSKYGFYVNLEQQLVTDVGLFARASWNDGQNQILSFTDIDRSISGGLSIKGSRWGRPDDTIGIGGAINGLSAAHRDFLAAGGIGLLIGDGRLNYNNERILEAYYAYSVLKGVTLTADYQLIANPAYNADRGPVSIFSGRLHAEF
- a CDS encoding ABC transporter permease subunit, with amino-acid sequence MKLREIRTAAIGRALRPNVWDVVALILVIGTMVLIVYGGEQTVAPLSDLEHTPVSLDPANLPLYALRTVLRMLLAIVCSTVFTFIYAAIAAKSRRAEMVMIPMLDILQSVPILGFLTFTVVFFMNLFPGKVLGAELASVFAIFTSQAWNMTFSMYQSMRNVPKDLEEATQSFHLSGWQRFWRLDVPFAMPGLIWNAMMSMSGGWFFVVASEAITVGNTTVTLPGVGSYVALAIQQQDLPAIFYAMLAMLLVIIAYDQLLFRPIIAWADKFRFEQTASGEVPTSWMLDLFRRTRALRAITLPFSAVNRAISNLRISLPKLLPPTKSKSQPSRLIDGGWVAFVLAGTIYAAWLTYRYLSASLGLPDVLIVMRDGLITLLRVAVLISLATLIWVPIGVWIGLRPKLAERIQPLAQFLAAFPANLAFPVFVVAIVSFRLDPDVWLSPLMILGTQWYILFNVIAGASAFPSDLREAASSFHLSGWRWWFKVILPGIFPYYVTGAITASGGSWNASIVAEVASWGDTHLNATGLGAYIASATEAGDFPRVVLGIAAMCILVTLFNRLVWRPLYAFGERRLRLG
- a CDS encoding AAA-associated domain-containing protein, encoding MMLDHPSALIDIRGVCRSFPKGSGEELLVLDKVDLTIRSGEIVGLLGRSGSGKSTLLRIIAGLVTPSSGSATCRGETIVGPPNGVAMVFQSFALFPWLTVLQNVELGLEALGVDAAKRRKRALAAIDLIGLDGFESAFPKELSGGMRQRVGFARALVVHPDLLLMDEPFSALDVLTAETLRTDLIDLWMEGRLPIKSVLMVTHNIEEAVLMCDRILVFSSNPGRVAAEIKVELPHPRNRLDPHFRQLVDNIYARMTQRAEPRAPSIEGISGTGIGMTLHHVSSNVLSGLIETLAAPPYYGHADLPVLASQLQLEADEILHLGESLQLLRFAQLSEGDLMLADAGKRFAHLETDARKKLFAEHLVTYVPVMGLIRRVLDERPSHTAPAARFRNELEDYMSEDYADETLKTVVSWGRYAELFAYDEQSETFSLENPGEGG
- a CDS encoding creatininase family protein, whose translation is MMPSRDWTEIRWADAASADVSRWIAVLPLAATEQHGPHLPVATDVLIADAYLARARELLSGSVPASFLPVEPVGISTEHIDYPGTQTLPTEVALKKWTAIGEEVARRGVKKLVIITSHGGNSAAMMLVAQDLRAHHKLFVVTTSWSRLSGADTLFPADEVRHGIHGGAVETSIMLARYPDQVRKDAIANFPASSIALEQQYRWLSTQRPAPFAWQAQDLNASGAVGNATLALPGKGEQLLDQGAAAFCELLAEVDNFDVNRLAKGPLG